The region CCACAAAAGAGGCGATCGAAAGTTAACCCACAAAGGTCCCCGCTGATTGGGATAAGGAATTAACCAAAATGCAAACCATGGCCGCCCAACGTGTATGAGCGGAAACAACCCGGCAACCATAACCGCAAATATCGTCATCGCTTCTGCAGCTCTGTTAATACCGGTTCTCCACTTTTGCCGAAACAAAAATAAGATCGCTGAAATAAGTGTACCCGCGTGACCTATACCAATCCAGAACACGAATGTGACAATTGGTGTTCCCCAACCGACTGGATGACTAAGGCCGAGCAGCCCCAAACCAACTCCGATAAGAGTCGCAACGACGCTTATCCAAAGCATCAGCGTAAATACAGAAGGTACAAAATAAGAAAACCAACCTTTACCCGGCAAACTCTCTATAGGCTTACAGATATCCTCTGTAATATCCTTATAGGTTTTGTTCCCTTCGATGAGTGGGGATCTTTTCAGAACGCTCATTAATGACCTCCGTGCGCAGGCTCGTGACTACTGCCTTTTTCGGTACTGCCCGTATCGCTGTGCGGGGCGGCCTTCGCCGGCTCCGAATGAGAAGCTTTCCCGGTCGCATGGTGAGCTGGCGCACCCTTGAGATGTTCTGTGTTTCGCACTTTAGTCATGTACCTGACCGAAGGCTGAGCGTTCCACTCCTCAAGCAATGAGTAGGTTCTTTGCTCCTTAAAAAGCTTACTTACTTGGGTATTCGGATCATTCATATCGCCAAAAATCAAAGCACCTGTGGGACATGTTTGCTGACAGGCCGTCTTTACTTCGCCGTCCTGAAGCTTGCGATTTTCATTCTTCGCATGGTTCTTCGCTTCGTGAATTCTTTGAACACAAAAGGTGCACTTTTCCATAACGCCGCGGCTTCTCACTGTGACTTCAGGGTTGAGTGCCATATTGCGTGGCTTTTGCGTCATCGAAATGGGACTGCTCTCTTTTATATAGCTGAACCAATTGAATCTTCGCACCTTATAAGGGCAGTTGTTTGAACAATATCTTGTTCCGACGCATCTGTTGTAGGTCATTTCGTTAATACCTTCAGGGGAATGCGTGGTTGCAGCTACCGGACAAACAGTTTCACAAGGAGCATGATCACAGTGCTGACACATGACGGGCTGAAACACAGTGTCTGGATTTGACTCGTTGCCAACGTAGTAACGATCTATCCGAATCCAGTGCATTTCGCGGCCTTGTAGAACGTACTTTTTACCCACTACCGGAATATTGTTTTCACTTTGGCAGGCCGTCATGCAGGCATTGCAACCAATGCACGAACTGAGATCTACGGCCATACCCCATTTGTAGCCCTTGTATTCATGAGCCGACCAAATAGACGTGATCTTGTGACGGTGGATATTGGCATTGTTGTCTTTTAAATAATGATCGAGCGTTGCTTCAACAACTATTTGTCGCCCTTCCATTGAGTGATGGCCCTGTGTGCAAGCCAGTTCACTTATCTCACTCGTGACGGTTAAGTTCACTTCCAAACCAGAACTAACGGGCGAAGAATCATTAGACCAATCCACTAACTTAAAGGCGTTAGCCCCTACTCCATTTGCAACTCGGCCCTGCATGTCGCGACCTTGGCCGACGGCAACTGCTACAACGTCATCATGCAAACCAGGTTGCACCCATACCGGCAGCTTCATCTCTCCGGTTGCAGTTTTTACGCTAACCACTTGGTTGCTTTTCACGCCCAGTTGCTTGGCTCGCTCTGGAGAAACACTTAAATAAGAATCCCAGACAAGTTTTGTTACAGGATCTGGCAACTCTTGCAGCCAGGCGATGTTGCTATCAGATCCATCACCTAAAGAAACACTTGAATAAAGAACGAGTTCCAATGAATTCGAATCTTTTGGCACCGAAATTTTATCAAGGGCAGAAACGCGAAAAGATCGCGCTGCTGCTACTTTGTCTCGCCCGGCGCCGCTGACATCCACAACTCCCGTTTGCAGAAAGTTATGCCAGAAATCTTCAAAACTACCCGGACGCCCCAATGCTCGCTGCTGATTCATCCAGTATTTCGTAAAGTAGTCGTACCAATTCTCAGCATCTAAAAGTCGCTTTGGACCTTTTTCTTCCATGTAAGCCCAGTTAATAAGACTCATCTGAAAACTTCTTGTGTTTCCGAGAGGCCGAATAGTTGGCTGCTGAATAACGTAAACACCTTTTTGGGCTTCAGCATCTGACCAGTCTTCTATGTCATGATTATCCGGAGCCAAATAAGTTGCTAGCTTCGCTGTCTCATCGAAGTGGCTTCCCGTGTAGATAATTGTTGGCACGTTTTTACAGGCTTCGACAAATCCACTGTTACTTCCTAATACATATGCGGGATTCAACTTATGAATCATAAGGGTCTTTACTTTGCCTGCCTGCATATCTCGAATAAGACCTTTAATATCTTCATAGGAAGATTGAAAGCCGACGTAAGGAGCTTCGCTATAATCAATTGTCTTGCCGTCGTTCTCCAAAATCGAGTTCAATAAATTGGCAGCGATTTGTAAGCCAACTCCTGGCGACGCACTCAAACCTCCAGCCACAATCAGCGACTGACCTCGATGAGCCCAAAGATCGTCTGCGATGCGGCTCCAAAGAGCTTCTTCAATCCCCAGTTTCTCATGAGCTTTTGCATAGGCCGCCAGCCTCTCTCTGAGGCCCGGAGCGCCTGCGTAGCGAGACAGTCCCTTTTTCACAGCAATTTCGTGCGCAAGCCCAAGAATTACATGCACTTGCTGGGAAGCCTTAATGCGAACTCTCAGGTCAGCATTAGCGCCTGTCATGGAAAGGTTCGACTCAAAAGCCACAAACTTGCTCATTGTAGAATTGGGCGCTCTACCAACACTAAAATCTCTAGCAAATTCTACGGGTGAAATCCAAGTGCCAAGAAAATCGCATTCTACACTGACAATCATTCGGGCCTTATGGAATCGATAGCGTGGCATTATTGCGGAACCGTAACTTTCCTTTTGGCCCGAAGATATTTGGTCTTGCCCAAGAGGATCCCACGCCACGTGCTTCGCACCAAAAGCGCTGGAGAAATCAGAAATCAACATGCGCGTTGACGGAGAAGGAATACTTGAGGTGAGGAAGTACACCCCGCCTTGACTTAGCTTTTTAGAGACGTCCTCATCAAGTTGGTCCCAAGTGACTTTTGTCGAAGTCCCACCGCTCACCTTGGCCGGATCTTTAAGTCGATCAGGATCATACACACTCAATAAATGGGCCTGAGCTCTCGCACTGAGTGCTCCGCCGTTAACAGCAAAAGCGGGATTACCTTCAAACTTAATCGGCTTTCCTTCTCGAGTCTTTACAATCAGTCCATAAACGGACCCACCATCAGACCAGCTAGAAGAATAGTATTGGGAGACCCCGGGGATCAGCCCAGCAGGACGATTTACATAAGGAACAATCTTTTGCACTGGGCGACGAATACAAGACGTCGTTGAGAGAGCCAAAGAGGCTCCCATGAGTTTCAAAAAGTCTCTACGAGCCACCCCATCTTTGCCGTCGCCAGAGGCAAGCGGACTTGATTGAAACTCTTCCTCGAGAGTTTTCGCAAGTTCCGGCTCCAGGTTTGGATTAAGTTCGCGCCAGTATTTTGATGAATCGTTGTTTATCATATCCGCATTCACTCCCGGTCGTATTTAGTAGTGGCACGTTGAACAGTTAATTGGAGCATTGTTTTCAGGTTTTCTGTGACATTCGATACACCATCCCATCGACATGTCGGATTTTTGATAAACCGTACTCATCTCTTGAATAGCTCCATGACATTCCTGACAAGCAACCCCTTTGCGGACGTGGCGCTCGTGATTGAAGTGCGCATGATCCGGAAGCATGTGAACTTTCACCCAAGGAACACTCACACCTTTTTCATAGTGCTCCCGAAGCTTTTGAACAGCTGGCCTGTCAGTGGCAACAACTGAATGGCAATTCATACATATGTTGAGACTTGGAACTGAGGCCTGCTTTGATTTGTCGGCATTCGCGTGACAGTACATGCATGGAATCTGGAGTTTACCTGCATGCACCGCATGATCGTAGGGAATGGGTTGATCCGGCTGGTAGCCTTCATTGTAACCTACAGGGGGCCTTAACGCGTAAAGCACTCCGGCAAGGAGTACGAGCACAGCCCCTGCTCCCAAAATTTTCTTAATACCTAATGTCATTCAGACCACCTTGTTGCCAAGAAGCCATGCTGCTTTCTAAAAGTTGATAACTTATTGATAAAGTGCCCGAAGTTTGAATGCAAGAACAGAAATTAATGGCGTACCTTCAAAAAATTTATGTCACTGACACAAAAAGTCGGAGCAAAGGTCTTATCATTTCGAAGGCGAGACTCGGATAGGTTCGCAGCTTGCCGACAATTGCAGAAATGCCAAAAGTCAGATTCTTAGATACATAGCCTGACTTTCGGAGTTCTTAGTTCACACGCTCAGACGCAGAACAAGATATAAAAGGAAGCTTTGCCAATTGTCCTGTCTCTTATTTTGAATTCTATGAAGTAGCGGAAAGCGGGATCTACATTGGCTTAGAAGGTGTACGCAGCAGCAATTCCCGGTTCATAGCTTATGATCATCGGGCTAGAATTTAAGAAAGCACCCACCTGCATCTGTGGCAATAAAAACACTCTTTCAAAGAGTTCGAAATCGTATCCGATAACTAAATTGAGGATAAAAAAGCTCGGTACGTCAGAATCCCTCAACGAATCAGAAAGTGAAGTACCAGCAGTTTTATTTACTACCTTAGGTGTTCCCGAGCCACGAGCGTACTCTAGTCCGCCGCCAACAGAAAAATCTCCGCGCGCATCAAAGTAGTATTTTATCTTTCCAGAGAAACTTAAGAATCCTTGTGTGACTTCTATCTTTTGATTGGATGCCGTACCCTCAAGAATTAGTGATCGATTGCTCAAGCCACCTTGTAGTACCCACTGAGGATCCAAAGGGTAATTTACGAAAGCAGAAAAGTAAGCTGCATTTCCGCTCAAATCGCTGACCTTTACAATCGAGCCGTCTGCAAATCCGTATTCCCGCGAAGGCTGAACAGCCATGCTATAAGAAATGTGAAGTCCCGCCGACAATCGTTGGTGATACGGCAGCGTCACCGGGGCTTCTGCGAGACCCTTCTCTCGCGCCAAGACCCGAGAGCCAACTATATCTTTTTTCAAGACATAGCCTGACTGAGTTTCCCCCCCGATTCTCACCAATACTTTGCGGAAAAAGCCATAGCCACGGGGGGAAAGAGGAACCCGGTCGCCCGGCTGAAGCTCGGAAATTTGCTCGGTCCCCTGCTCTGGTTCTTTGTAAACTGGAATTTTTTTCTTAACTACCAGATCAATAGCCGCATTGGCGGACATTGCAAAAAGAAGCGTTGCGAAAAATAGGATTCTCAGGCAGTTTTTTTGTTTCACAGCTTCTCTAGTATGCGGGAGCTGCCGCCTTGAGTGAAGTCCAGGAGACATTTTTTTATGATCTTACGTCTTAATGAAATTAAATCTGAAGGAGAGGATTTCGAGTGGACCGAAACGGAAACCTCCCTTACCGACAATCTTAAGGACGTTTTGGGGAGCAACTCTTTTGTGGCGACGGCCCATATCATGCCTAGCGGAAGCGCCTACGACGTTCACGGTGCCATCCGCAGTCAATGCGACTTGACCTGCGGGCGCTGCCTCAAATCGTATAAAATGCCATTAGACCTTAAATTTCACGAAATTCTACTTCTTTCGGAAACCAAAAATAAGACGATGATTCGCGGGACCCCTGAAGATTTCGAGGACGTCGGAGCCCTTCACATCAAAAGCCTCAACTTCGATATCGGCGAAATGTACCGAGAATTCATAATACTTGAACAGCCACCTTATCCCGTTTGCTCCGAATCCTGTCAGGGACTTTGCCCTAAATGCGGCCAGGACCTCAACGAGAAGAAGTGTGACTGTTTGGGAGCAGGTTTAGCGAAAGATACTGTTTTTTCGGTTCTCAAAAACGTCAAACTGAATTAGAACGTCTTCTTTGAGTTTATTCATTGAATTCTGGGCGAGTTCTAATGAGTTCAAATTGATGTCTATTTGATATCTTTAAGTTAAGAGGTGAATTATGCCAACCCCCAAGAAAAAGCACACACGCTCCCGTACAGGGCAGCGCCGAGCCCACGATGCGCTTCAAACTCCCACTCGATCTACCTGTTCCAATTGTAACGGTGTCATGGTGCCTCACCGTGTTTGTCCTACTTGTGGATACTACAGAGGCAAGCAAGTCCTCAACGTGGGTGAGTAAAAGGGGAATCTCTTTTGTATTTCTCTAAAATCGCCGGCACGGGCTCCTATTTGCCTGAAAAGCGAATGACGAACCACGACCTTGAAAAGATAGTGGAAACCAGCCACGACTGGATCATCGAGCGTACGGGCATAGTCGAGCGTCGCATTGCAGGACCCAGCGAAGCAACAAGCGACCTGGGGCTGAAGGCAGCGGGGCGAGCTTTAGAGATGGCAAATATGTCTGCCAAAGACATCGACTCCATCATTTTCGCGACCGTAAGTCCTGATCAACCCATCCCGAGCACGGCTTGCTTTTTACAAAATTCACTCGGTGCTCGCCCAATCATGGCCTTCGATTTGGTGGCAGCTTGTAGCGGATTCGTTTATGGGCTTTCACTCACCGACCAGATGATCAAAACGGGCATGATTAAAACAGGGCTCGTTGTGGGTGCTGAAGTGCTCTCTAGAATCGTCAATTATGAAGACCGCGATACTTGTATCTTGTTTGGTGATGGTGCTGGTGCGGCCATAGTCACACGCGCTGAAGAGGGCGAACCCTCAAAGATTCTTAGTCATCACATTCATTCTGATGGCAGCCTTCACCACCTTTTTGAAACAATTGGTGGTGGCACACGAAAGCCTCTGTCGCCTGAGGTTATTGAAAATCGCGAACACTATATGAAAATGAAGGGCCGAGAAATCTTTAAACATGCAGTTCGTACGCTGACTCAATGCTGTGAAGAGGCCATTCAAGCAAATGGATTTTCCGGCGAAGATATTGATTGGCTTGTTCCACATCAGGCGAACATTCGGATTCTTGAAGCTGTTGCAAAGTCTTTTTCTATCCCGATGGAGAAAGTCATTGTGAATATCGAAAAGTATGGCAATACCTCTGCAGCGACCGTGCCGATTGCACTCGACGAAGCAGTGAGAGACGGCCGGATCAAGCGGGGGCAGTTAGTCTTGCTGACGGCATTTGGTGCCGGACTCACTAGTGGCAGCTCCCTCTTAAGATTTTAATCGTAGTTTGGGGGAAGAAACTTTGAATTCACCACTAGCTATTTTGTTCCCTGGGCAAGGCAGCCAAATCATCGGCATGGGTAAGTCTTTCTTCGAAGGTTCAAACGCTGCCAAGCAGACCTTCGAAGAGGCCTCAGAAACACTTGGTTTTTCCGTTGAATCCCTCTGCTTTGAGGGCCCCGAAGACAAACTTGTTTTAACAGAAAATACTCAGCCTGCTCTGCTGACAGTTAGCACTGCAATTATCCGGGCCATTCAAGAGAGCGGCTTGCCTCTTTCGGTGCGCTGCACACTGGGTCATAGCTTGGGCGAATACAGCTCATTGGTTTTTGCTGGCTCTTTAGGTTTTTCTGACGCTTTAAAAGCAGTCAGACTTAGAGGGCTAGCTATGCAGCGGGCCGTACCTGTGGGCGAGGGCTCTATGTTAGCAGTCTTAAAAGTAGAAGATGCAGATGTAGTGAAACTCTGCCAGTGGGCCAGTCTTGAATCTGGCGTTGGTTCGATGGAACCTGCCAACTTTAATGCACCAGGCCAAGTTGTTGTTAGTGGGTCCAAGCAAGCCATCGATTGGGTCACCAAGAATTGGAGCCAAGAGGCCTGCCCGCTTTCGTCAAAGCCGCGATTTATAGAGCTTAAGGTCTCCGCTCCATTTCATTCGTCACTTATGGCACCTGCGCAAAGAGAAATGGCAGAATTTCTTAGGAGTGTTGCCTTTGAGAATGCGAAGATTCCCGTCATTCAGAACGTCACAGCTAAAGCCACCCAAGACTCTTATGAGATTAAACGCAATATCATTGATCAGATTACCGGGAGCGTGAAGTGGACGGCCTCTGTTAAGGCGGCTTTAGCTTTAGATGTACGAGCAGCCATCGAGGTCGGCCCCTCAAAAGTCCTCACGGGCTTATGGAAAAAAATTGACTCTGATGAGCGCCCGACTTTGAATATCGAAAATCTCAGTGATCTAGGGAAGCTGGAGGGTTTAGTTTGAAGCTTTCGGGTAAAAAAATCATTGTGACAGGCGGTAGCCGAGGAATCGGCGAAGGCATTGTCAGAGCACTTGCTCAAGCTGGAGCGAGGGTGGCGTTCACCTATTCGGCAAGCGAAGAGCGAGCAAACAAGATTTTTGAAGCGCTGCCAGGAGAGGGCCACGTGCTTACTAGGTGTGATGTCTCAGACCTAAGCTCTATCAACCAAGCTTTCGATCACATGATAAGTAAGCTTGAAGGAGTCGATGGTCTCGTCAATAACGCAGGGATCGCCAGAGACCAACTCTTCATTCGGATGAAAGATGAAGAAATAACGGATGTGCTTAATACAAATCTTTTAGGAGCCATGCGAACGACCCAAAAAGTTTTAAAGCCAATGATGAAGGCGAGATCAGGATCGATAATATTTATTTCAAGTATTATTGGCCACACTGGCAATGCGGGTCAGGCGAACTACGCAGCTTCTAAAGCCGGAATGGTGGCCTTCTCTAAAAGCATTGCACAAGAAATGGCCTCTCGAAACATTCGGTCCAACTGCATAGCGCCTGGCTACATCGAAACAGAAATGACAGAAGCTTTAACTGAAGATCAACAACAGAAAGCGCTCGAAGGCGTCCCACTAAAACGAATGGGAACGACCGAGGATATCGCTAAAAGTGTAGAATTTTTGTTGAGCGATGATTCAAGTTACATTACTGGCCAAACACTTCACGTGAATGGCGGATTATCAATGATATGAAAGGAACTAACAATGGAACTCAAGTCCCAGGAGGAAGGTAAAATGGCGATTAATCCAAAAATCAAAGACATCATTGTGGAGCAGCTAGGAGTCGATGCCGAGCGAGTGAAGTCAGAGTCATCTTTTATTGATGACCTTGGCGCAGATAGCTTAGATATCGTAGAACTCGTTATGGCAATGGAAGAAGAGTTCGACCTTGAAATTCCTGATGAAGATGCTGAAAAGCTAAAAACGGTTCAAGATGTACAGAGTTACCTCGAATCGAAAGGCAAAGGAGCCTAAGGATGTCCGCGAGCTTGACCCGCTCAAACGGAAGACGTCGGGTAGTTGTCACAGGAATTGGCACCATCTCGCCTCTTGGCATTGGTTCAGAGGCCACATGGAAAGCTGCCCTAGAAGGACGATCCGGCGTTAGAAATATCACCAAGTTTGATGCTTCTCAGTTTGATGTGAGATTTGCGGGTGAGGTGGACGGTTTTCTTGCTACTAATTACATAGAACATAAAGAGGTCAAAAAAATGGACCTCTTTATTCAGTACGCAATTGCAGCGAGCCAGATGGCTGTTGAGCAATCCGGGCTCAGTGAATTTCATCAAATTGCAGAAAAAACCGGAGTCTTCGTAAGCACTGGTATAGGTGGACTACCCGGCATCGAGAGACAACATAGTATTTTAACTGAGAAGGGACCAGGCAGAGTCTCTCCGTTTTTTATCCCGATGGTGATCGGTAACCTTGCTAGTGGACAAATAGCGATACGATATGGCTTGAAGGGTCCCAATTTTTGCATCACTTCTGCGTGTGCTACCGGAGCCCATAGCATCGGCGAAGCCGCCAGGTATATCGCAGATGGAAAGTGCACTGTTATGTTGGCCGGTGGTGCAGAGTCAACCATTAGCCCTTTAGCTCTAGCCGGATTTGCTTCGATGCGAGCCCTTTCTACTCGCAATGATCAACCGCAAGCCGCAAGTCGACCGTTTGATCGCGACAGGGATGGTTTTGTTTTAGGAGAAGGGGCCTGCGTCTTAGTGCTTGAAGATCTCGAGCACGCTTTAGAGCGCGGAGCTAAAATCCTTGCAGAGCTTAAAGGTTACGCAGCGACGTGCGATGCTTATCACATGACGGCGCCGGACGGCGATGGTGGTTTTCGAGCGATGAGAGGTGCAATTGAAGATGCTGATTTATCACCAAGTGATATTGGTTATGTAAATGCACATGGCACGAGCACGCCTGTCGGCGATGGCATGGAAGTCACATCAGTCAAAAGACTTTTAGAAAAGCACGCAGATAAAGTTTTGATGAGCAGTACAAAAAGTATGACGGGTCATTTGCTGGGTGCAGCGGGCGCACTCGAAACAGCTTTTTGTGTGTGGGCCATCAACGACAATGTTGTGGCACCCACTATTAACCTTGATAACCCCAGCGAAGAATGTGATCTGAATCTTGTTCCGCACACTCCGGTTAAAGCATCTATCGAAAATGCCATGAACAATAGTTTTGGTTTTGGCGGAACAAACGCCTCTTTGATTGTATCAAAATATCGTTGAAAGAATTGTTAATCTGATAGCTTTGCTAGTAGCTGACTATCTCCAACTACCCACAGCACATCATTCGCTTCAATAACGAGCGAAGAATCTGGGTTAAGAATTCGCTTGCCCGATTTTTCCACTCCAACAACCAAACCATTGAGAGCTTCTCGTAATCCAGAATCTCGGATCGACTTATTGGCATAGCTCATATGTGATTTAACAATCAAGGGTGCAAGCTCATATCTTGAGGGTAGTTCTAATGCTTGCGGACCAACAAGGGGCTCTACTTCAGTTTTGAAGTGCGAAATTTGCTCGTCAGTTCCAACCACCAGCAACAAGTCTTCCGGGAACAAGGCCACATTCCCGGCAGGAGCAGTCAACCTTTTACTACCCCTTTCAATAAGAACAATTGTTACGCCAAACCGTTCACGAATCTTTGCTTCTTCCAATTTTTTGCCAACAAGGGGCGAATCTGCCTGAACTTTAAGCTCGACTATGTGCGAGTCCCATGGGGCCAGTGCAGGTAAATCTTTATGAACTCCATTTTTGCTTTCAAGGTTCTCTACAAATCGGCTTTCAATCCAGTTATAGACCTTGGCAATATTAGCCGGCATAAGGTACCCGGCGACAATTGCAAATGCTAGCATCGTTGCCAATGAAACCGAGGGCGGCAGAATAAAACTTGCAAGCACTGCTAGCAGGCCAACTGCATAAAACCAACTTACAAGGGTCAAAATAAAATACGGACTCAAATACCTTTGAGCGCTTGATGGCAGTTGCTCACCTAAATCCAGCTTCACGCTAACTAAGGCCCAAAAAAATGGTGCTGATAACATAACAGCGCAGGCTAAGCCAATTAGTTTTGCGGGCATTCCAACTATCATTTCGCTCTCTATCCAAGGGATAGCAGTCTGACTGACAAGCATAAATACCGCAATTATAATCACCGAGTTCACAAGTACTCTGATAGAAACCCCTTTTACGTGTTCTTTCCAGCCGCGAGTTTGCCCAATCGTTAAAGTGGCTGTTTGAAACCCTGCAAGTCTTTGCAAAAGCTGATCTGGCAATACGCGCTCAACCCAATCAACGATGGAGTCGGAATATTTTATAAAATAGGGCGTCGTAAACGTGGTAATGGCTGAAACGCTTATCGCAATCGGATACAAAAAGTCGCTGGTTACTTTTAAAGTCACACCCAGCGACGCTATAATGAACGAGAACTCTCCGATTTGCGCTAAACTAAGCCCTGCCTGAACAGATCGCCTAAGCCCTTGGCCCGCCACCAGCGCGCCGAAAGTTGTCGTGGCAATTTTTCCGACTATTGTAACCAATGTGATGATGCAAATGGGCCAAAAATACTCGAGCAAAATTCTTGGATCAACTAGCATACCTACCGAAACGAAGAATATAGCACCAAAGAAAGTTCTAATTGAAGAAGTGACCTTTTCAATGCGTTCTCCCTCTAGAGTTTCCGCAAAAAGGGAACCCACAATGAACGCCCCAAGGGCCGGCGAAAACCCCACTTTTGCTGCTATGACAACCATTAAAAAGCAGGCACTTAACGAGAGAACAAGTAGAGCTTCTTCTTGCAGCAAGTGCCGAGTTTTTTTAAGGACTGTTGGGATTATAACAATTCCAAGAACAAACCAAAGAACGAGAAAAAAGATCAACTTTAGGACCGCATAGCCCATCTCTGCACCAGAGAAAGACTGACTGACTGCAACTGTAGACAAAATTACCATCAAGAGGATTGCAACAAGATCTTCAACAATCAAAACACCAAATACGAGACCAACAAAACCCCTCGTTTTCATTTGAAGTTCTTCGAGTGCCCGCACGATGATTGTCGTCGACGAGATAGCTAAAATTCCGCCCAAGTAAAGGCTGTCGATTCGGCCCCAACCAAAGAGCTGCCCGACTAAAAAACCGACCCCCATCATTCCGGTTATTTCTATAAAAGTTGTAATTGATGATGAAGTTCCAACACTCGCTAGTTTTTTGAAACTAAATTCGAGGCCAAGGCCAAACAGAAGAAAGATCACTCCCATCTCAGCCCAAACCTTTATATTCTCAACTTCCACTACATTTGGTAGCCACTCAAAATGGGGGCCCACGAGAAAACCCGCAATAATGTAGCCTAGTACAACCGGTTGGCCGATCGATTTAAAAAGTAGATTCATAATACCGGCTACAGCCAGAATTATTGCTAAATCTTGAATCAACTGCGGAAGATGCATATTTTTTTAGTTCAACTTATGAGGGCAAGATTGTGATTCTATACTGCCAATCCGAATTTGGTTCACACGTGAAACATCTCTGTTGGTTGAGGACTGAGCCAAATAAAGCTCCAATTCGCCCCTTCTGCAATCATAGGCTGTCATCCCAACCTGCACAATT is a window of Bdellovibrionales bacterium CG10_big_fil_rev_8_21_14_0_10_45_34 DNA encoding:
- the fabF gene encoding beta-ketoacyl-[acyl-carrier-protein] synthase II encodes the protein MSASLTRSNGRRRVVVTGIGTISPLGIGSEATWKAALEGRSGVRNITKFDASQFDVRFAGEVDGFLATNYIEHKEVKKMDLFIQYAIAASQMAVEQSGLSEFHQIAEKTGVFVSTGIGGLPGIERQHSILTEKGPGRVSPFFIPMVIGNLASGQIAIRYGLKGPNFCITSACATGAHSIGEAARYIADGKCTVMLAGGAESTISPLALAGFASMRALSTRNDQPQAASRPFDRDRDGFVLGEGACVLVLEDLEHALERGAKILAELKGYAATCDAYHMTAPDGDGGFRAMRGAIEDADLSPSDIGYVNAHGTSTPVGDGMEVTSVKRLLEKHADKVLMSSTKSMTGHLLGAAGALETAFCVWAINDNVVAPTINLDNPSEECDLNLVPHTPVKASIENAMNNSFGFGGTNASLIVSKYR
- a CDS encoding sodium:proton antiporter yields the protein MHLPQLIQDLAIILAVAGIMNLLFKSIGQPVVLGYIIAGFLVGPHFEWLPNVVEVENIKVWAEMGVIFLLFGLGLEFSFKKLASVGTSSSITTFIEITGMMGVGFLVGQLFGWGRIDSLYLGGILAISSTTIIVRALEELQMKTRGFVGLVFGVLIVEDLVAILLMVILSTVAVSQSFSGAEMGYAVLKLIFFLVLWFVLGIVIIPTVLKKTRHLLQEEALLVLSLSACFLMVVIAAKVGFSPALGAFIVGSLFAETLEGERIEKVTSSIRTFFGAIFFVSVGMLVDPRILLEYFWPICIITLVTIVGKIATTTFGALVAGQGLRRSVQAGLSLAQIGEFSFIIASLGVTLKVTSDFLYPIAISVSAITTFTTPYFIKYSDSIVDWVERVLPDQLLQRLAGFQTATLTIGQTRGWKEHVKGVSIRVLVNSVIIIAVFMLVSQTAIPWIESEMIVGMPAKLIGLACAVMLSAPFFWALVSVKLDLGEQLPSSAQRYLSPYFILTLVSWFYAVGLLAVLASFILPPSVSLATMLAFAIVAGYLMPANIAKVYNWIESRFVENLESKNGVHKDLPALAPWDSHIVELKVQADSPLVGKKLEEAKIRERFGVTIVLIERGSKRLTAPAGNVALFPEDLLLVVGTDEQISHFKTEVEPLVGPQALELPSRYELAPLIVKSHMSYANKSIRDSGLREALNGLVVGVEKSGKRILNPDSSLVIEANDVLWVVGDSQLLAKLSD